In Macadamia integrifolia cultivar HAES 741 chromosome 13, SCU_Mint_v3, whole genome shotgun sequence, one DNA window encodes the following:
- the LOC122058910 gene encoding protein disulfide isomerase pTAC5, chloroplastic isoform X1 — translation MRMATGAGRGSLVMAANYKLDTISFDGFHRNPNHLQRRLSASNPSWVIRTESNVRKEQRKNPDPPCIVCGGSGRVKCHHCQGRGRTNFVHLAMLPKGEWPKWCRTCGGSGLGFCSRCLGTGEFRDIIGFHFMKMNKDRTQDS, via the exons ATGAGGATGGCAACCGGAGCTGGAAGGGGAAGTCTGGTGATGGCAGCCAATTATAAGTTGGACACCATCTCCTTCGATGGGTTTCACCGGAATCCAAATCATTTGCAGCGTCGTCTCTCCGCTTCCAATCCCTCCTGGGTCATCAGAACTGAG TCAAATGTTAGAAAAGAACAACGTAAAAATCCAGATCCACCTTGTATTGTCTGTGGAGGAAGTGGAAGAGTCAAGTGCCACCACTGTCAGGGaagag GCAGGACGAACTTTGTACATCTAGCGATGCTTCCAAAAGGGGAGTGGCCGAAATG GTGTAGGACTTGTGGTGGAAGTGGACTTGGTTTTTGCTCTCGTTGTCTGGGAACCGGGGAATTCAGGGATATCATTGGCTTCCATTTCATGAAGATGAACAAAGATCGGACGCAAGATTCATAG
- the LOC122058910 gene encoding uncharacterized protein LOC122058910 isoform X2, whose product MGFTGIQIICSVVSPLPIPPGSSELSQMLEKNNVKIQIHLVLSVEEVEESSATTVREEDELCTSSDASKRGVAEMV is encoded by the exons ATGGGTTTCACCGGAATCCAAATCATTTGCAGCGTCGTCTCTCCGCTTCCAATCCCTCCTGGGTCATCAGAACTGAG TCAAATGTTAGAAAAGAACAACGTAAAAATCCAGATCCACCTTGTATTGTCTGTGGAGGAAGTGGAAGAGTCAAGTGCCACCACTGTCAGGGaagag GACGAACTTTGTACATCTAGCGATGCTTCCAAAAGGGGAGTGGCCGAAATG GTGTAG